In Lemur catta isolate mLemCat1 chromosome 1, mLemCat1.pri, whole genome shotgun sequence, one DNA window encodes the following:
- the METTL3 gene encoding N6-adenosine-methyltransferase catalytic subunit — protein MSDTWSSIQAHKKQLDSLRERLQRRRKQDSGHLDLRNPEAALSPAFRSDSPVPTVPTSGGPKPSTASAVPELATDPELEKKLLHHLSDLALTLPTDAVSIRLAISTPDAPATQDGVESLLQKFAAQELIEVKRGLLQDDAHPTLVTYADHSKLSAMMGAVAEKKGPGEVAGTIAGQKRRAEQDSTTVAAFASSLASGLASSASEPAKEPAKKSRKHAASDVDLEIESLLNQQSTKEQQSKKVSQEILELLNTTTAKEQSIVEKFRSRGRAQVQEFCDYGTKEECMKASDADRPCRKLHFRRIINKHTDESLGDCSFLNTCFHMDTCKYVHYEIDACMDSEAPGSKDHTPSQELALTQSVGGDSSADRLFPPQWICCDIRYLDVSILGKFAVVMADPPWDIHMELPYGTLTDDEMRRLNIPVLQDDGFLFLWVTGRAMELGRECLNLWGYERVDEIIWVKTNQLQRIIRTGRTGHWLNHGKEHCLVGVKGNPQGFNQGLDCDVIVAEVRSTSHKPDEIYGMIERLSPGTRKIELFGRPHNVQPNWITLGNQLDGIHLLDPDVVARFKQRYPDGIISKPKNL, from the exons ATTTACGGAATCCAGAGGCAGCACTGTCCCCAGCCTTCCGTAGTGACAGCCCAGTGCCTACTGTACCCACTTCTGGTGGTCCTAAGCCTAGCACAGCTTCAGCAGTTCCTGAATTAGCTACAGACCCTGAGTTAGAGAAGAAGTTGCTACACCACCTCTCTGATCTGGCCTTAACGTTGCCCACTGATGCTGTGTCCATCCGTCTTGCCATCTCCACG CCAGATGCCCCTGCCACTCAAGATGGAGTGGAAAGCCTCCTACAGAAGTTTGCAGCTCAGGAGTTGATTGAAGTAAAGCGAGGTCTCCTACAAGATGATGCACATCCCACTCTTGTGACCTATGCTGACCATTCCAAGCTCTCTGCCATGATGGGTGCTGTGGCTGAAAAGAAAGGCCCTGGGGAAGTAGCAGGGACTATTGCAGGGCAGAAGCGGCGTGCAGAACAGGACTCAACCACAGTAGCTGCCTTTGCTAGCTCGTTAGCCTCTGGTCTGGCCTCTTCAGCATCAGAACCAGCCAAGGAACCAGCCAAGAAATCAAGGAAACATGCTGCCTCAGATGTTGATCTGGAGATAGAGAGCCTCCTGAACCAACAGTCCACTAAGGAACAACAGAGCAAGAAG GTCAGTCAGGAGATTCTAGAGCTATTAAATACTACAACAGCCAAGGAACAATCCATTGTTGAAAAGTTTCGCTCACGAGGTCGGGCCCAAGTACAAGAATTCTGTGACTATGGAACCAAGGAGGAGTGCATGAAAGCCAGTGATGCTGATCGACCCTGTCGCAAGCTGCACTTCAG ACGAATTATCAATAAACACACTGACGAGTCTTTAGGTGACTGCTCTTTCCTTAACACATGTTTCCACATGGATACCTGCAAATATGTTCACTATGAAATTGATGCTTGCATGGATTCTGAGGCTCCTGGCAGCAAAGACCATACCCCAAGCCAGGAGCTTGCTCTTACACAGAGTGTTGGAGGTGACTCCAGTGCAGATCGACTCTTCCCCCCTCAG TGGATCTGTTGTGATATCCGTTACCTGGACGTCAGTATCTTGGGCAAGTTTGCAGTGGTGATGGCTGACCCACCCTGGGATATTCACATGGAGCTGCCCTATGGGACCCTGACAGATGATGAGATGCGCAGGCTCAACATACCAGTACTGCAGGATGATggctttctcttcctctgggtCACAGGCAG GGCCATGGAGTTGGGCAGAGAATGTCTAAACCTCTGGGG TTATGAACGGGTAGATGAAATTATCTGGGTGAAGACAAATCAACTGCAACGCATCATTCGGACAGGCCGTACAGGTCACTGGTTGAACCATGGGAAGGAACATTGCTTG GTTGGTGTCAAAGGAAATCCCCAAGGCTTCAACCAGGGTCTGGATTGTGATGTCATCGTAGCTGAG GTTCGTTCCACCAGTCATAAACCAGATGAAATCTATGGCATGATCGAGAGACTATCCCCTGGCACTCGCAAGATTGAGTTATTTGGAAGACCACACAATGTGCAACCCAACTG gaTCACCCTTGGAAACCAACTGGATGGGATCCATCTACTAGACCCAGATGTGGTTGCACGGTTCAAGCAAAGGTATCCAGATGGTATCATCTCTAAACCTAAGAATTTATAG
- the RAB2B gene encoding ras-related protein Rab-2B produces MTYAYLFKYIIIGDTGVGKSCLLLQFTDKRFQPVHDLTIGVEFGARMVNIDGKQIKLQIWDTAGQESFRSITRSYYRGAAGALLVYDITRRETFNHLTSWLEDARQHSSSNMVIMLIGNKSDLESRRDVKREEGEAFAREHGLIFMETSAKTACNVEEAFINTAKEIYRKIQQGLFDVHNEANGIKIGPQQSICTSVGPSASQRNSRDVGSNSGCC; encoded by the exons ATGACTTATGCTTATCTCTTCAAGTACATCATCATCGGGGACACAG GTGTGGGGAAATCATGTCTCCTCCTGCAGTTCACAGACAAGCGGTTCCAGCCTGTCCACGACCTCACAATAG GTGTGGAGTTTGGAGCTCGTATGGTCAACATTGATGGGAAACAAATCAAACTGCAAATCTGGGATACG GCTGGGCAAGAATCCTTCCGTTCTATCACCCGTTCCTACTACAGGGGAGCAGCTGGAGCATTGCTGGTGTATGACATTACAAG ACGTGAAACCTTCAACCACCTGACCTCATGGTTAGAGGATGCCCGGCAGCACTCTAGTTCCAACATGGTTATCATGCTGATTGGGAATAAGAG TGACCTAGAGTCTCGTAGGGATGTgaagagagaagaaggagaggcCTTTGCTAGGGAGCATGGACTTATATTCATGGAAACTTCAGCCAAAACAGCCTGCAATGTTGAAGAG GCCTTCATtaacacagccaaagaaatataTAGGAAGATCCAGCAGGGTTTATTTGATGTCCACAATGAG gcAAATGGCATCAAGATTGGGCCCCAACAGTCAATTTGTACATCAGTGGGACCCAGCGCCTCCCAGCGAAACAGTCGTGACGTAGGGTCCAACTCTGGCTGCTGCTGA
- the TOX4 gene encoding TOX high mobility group box family member 4, translated as MEFPGGNDNYLTITGPSHPFLSGAETFHTPSLGDEEFEIPPISLDSDPSLAVSDVVGHFDDLADPSSSQDGSFSAQYGVQTLDMPVGMTHGLMEQGGGLLSGGLTMDLDHSIGTQYSANPPVTIDVPMTDITSGLMGHSQLTTIDQSELSSQLGLSLGGGTILPPAQSPEDRLSTTPSPTSSLHEDGVEDFRRQLPSQKTVVVEAGKKQKAPKKRKKKDPNEPQKPVSAYALFFRDTQAAIKGQNPNATFGEVSKIVASMWDSLGEEQKQVYKRKTEAAKKEYLKALAAYKDNQECQATVETVELDPVPASQTPSPPPVATVDPASPAPASTEPPALSPSIVVNSTLSSYVANQASSGAGGQPNITKLIITKQMLPSSITMSQGGMVTVIPATVVTSRGLQLGQTSTATIQPSQQAQIVTRSVLQAAAAAAASMQLPPPRLQPPPLQQMPQPPTQQQVTILQQPPPLQAMQQPPPQKVRINLQQQPPPLQIKKIVPLPTLKMQTTLVPPAVESSPERPMNNSPEAHTVEATSPETICEMITDVVPEVESPSPMDVELVSESPGTLSPQPRCVRSGCENPPVVSKDWDNEYCSNECVVKHCRDVFLAWVASRNSNTVVFVK; from the exons ATGGAG tttCCCGGAGGAAATGACAATTACCTGACGATCACAGGGCCCTCGCACCCCTTCCTGTCAGGGGCCGAG ACATTCCATACTCCAAGCTTGGGTGATGAGGAATTTGAAATCCCACCTATCTCCTTGGATTCTGATCCCTCACTGGCTGTCTCAGATGTGGTTGGCCACTTTGATGACCTGGCCGACCCTTCCTCCTCACAGGATGGCAGTTTTTCAGCCCAATATGGGGTCCAGACATTGGACATGCCTGTGGGCATGACCCATGGCTTGATGGAGCAGGGCGGGGGGCTCCTGAGTGGGGGCTTGACCATG GACTTGGACCATTCTATAGGAACTCAGTATAGCGCCAACCCACCTGTTACAATTGATGTACCAATGACAGACATAACATCTGGCTTGATGGGGCATAGCCAGTTGACCACCATTGATCAGTCAGAATTGAGTTCTCAACTTGGTTTGAGCTTAGGGGGTGGCACCATCCTACCGCCTGCCCAGTCACCTGAGGATCGTCTTTCAACCACCCCTTCACCTACTAGTTCACTTCACGAGGATGGTGTTGAGGATTTCCGGAGG CAACTTCCCAGCCAGAAGACAGTGGTGGTGGAAGCAGGGAAAAAGCAGAAagccccaaagaaaagaaaaaagaaagatccgAATGAACCTCAGAAACCAGTTTCAGCATATGCTTTATTCTTCCGTGATACACAGGCTGCCATCAAGGGACAGAATCCCAACGCCACTTTTGGAGAGGTTTCAAAAATTGTGGCCTCCATGTGGGATAGTCTTGGAGAGGAGCAAAAGCAG GTGTATAAGAGGAAAACTGAAGCTGCCAAGAAAGAGTATCTGAAGGCTCTGGCTGCTTATAAAGACAACCAAGAGTGTCAG GCCACTGTAGAAACAGTGGAATTGGATCCAGTGCCAGCATCACAGACTCCTTCTCCACCTCCTGTGGCTACCGTTGACCCAGCATCTCCAGCTCCAGCCTCAACAGAaccccctgccctgtccccttccATTGTTGTTAACTCCACTCTTTCATCCTATGTGGCAAACCAGGCATCTTCTGGGGCTGGGGGTCAGCCCAATATCACCAAGTTGATTATTACCAAACAGATGTTACCCTCTTCTATTACTATGTCTCAAGGAGGGATGGTAACTGTTATCCCAGCCACAGTGGTTACCTCCCGGGGGCTCCAACTGGGCCAAACCAGTACAGCTACCATCCAGCCCAGTCAGCAAGCCCAGATTGTCACTCGATCAGTGttgcaggcagcagcagcagctgctgcttctaTGCAGCTGCCTCCACCACGACTACAGCCCCCTCCTTTACAACAGATGCCTCAGCCCCCTACTCAGCAGCAAGTTACCATTCTGCAGCAGCCACCTCCACTCCAGGCCATGCAACAGCCTCCACCTCAGAAAGTTCGAATCAACTTACAGCAACAGCCACCACCTCTGCAGATTAAGAAGATCGTGCCTCTACCCACTTTGAAAATGCAGACTACCTTAGTCCCACCAGCTGTGGAAAGTAGTCCTGAGAGGCCTATGAACAACAGCCCTGAGGCCCATACAGTGGAGGCCACCTCTCCTGAGACAATCTGTGAGATGATCACAGATGTAGTTCCTGAG GTTGAGTCTCCTTCTCCAATGGATGTTGAATTGGTGAGTGAGTCTCCTGGGACACTCTCACCCCAGCCTCGATGTGTGAGGTCTGGTTGTGAGAACCCTCCGGTTGTGAGTAAGGACTGGGACAATGAGTACTGCAGCAATGAGTGTGTGGTGAAGCACTGCAG ggATGTATTCTTGGCCTGGGTAGCCTCTAGAAATTCAAACACTGTGGTGTTTGTGAAATAG